One window of Chloroflexus aggregans DSM 9485 genomic DNA carries:
- the glgB gene encoding 1,4-alpha-glucan branching protein GlgB translates to MSEGEQTRRTRRKQATPVTEATAPMTTAEVEHTTTEGPEPSAATTAMMKSILSEDDIYLFNQGTHYRLYNKFGAQPVTIEGVPGTYFAVWAPNAEYVAVIGDWNNWDPGAHPLRQRGFSGVWEGFIPHIGKGMRYKFHIASRYYGYREDKTDPFGSYFEVAPQTAAIIWDREYTWSDQQWMSERGQRQRLDAPISIYEVHLGSWRRKPEEDNRPLTYRELAHELVEHVKACGFTHVELLPVTEHPFYGSWGYQSTGMFAPTSRYGTPQDFMYFVDYLHQHGIGVILDWVPSHFPTDGHGLAYFDGTHLYEHADPRKGYHPDWGSYIYNYGRNEVRSFLISSALCWLDKFHIDGLRVDAVASMLYLDYSRRPGEWIPNEYGGNENLEAISFLRELNTQIYKYYPDVQTIAEESTAWPMVSRPVYVGGLGFGFKWDMGWMHDTLQYFRRDPIYRRFHHNELTFRGLYMFTENYVLPLSHDEVVHGKGSLLDKMAGDVWQKFANLRLLYSYMFAQPGKKLLFMGGEFGQWREWSHDTSLDWHLLMFPSHQGMLRLISDLNRLYRSEPALHELDCDPKGFEWIDANDADTSVYSFLRKNRHGETILVVLNATPVVREDYRVGVPFGGWWRELLNSDSEYYWGSGQGNAGGVMAEELPSHGRPFSLRLRLPPLGALYFKHSG, encoded by the coding sequence ATGAGTGAAGGTGAGCAAACCCGCCGCACCCGGCGTAAACAAGCAACACCGGTCACCGAAGCGACGGCACCGATGACCACAGCAGAGGTTGAACATACGACTACCGAAGGACCTGAACCGTCGGCAGCTACCACGGCGATGATGAAGAGCATTCTGAGTGAGGATGACATTTATCTCTTCAATCAGGGCACCCACTACCGGCTCTACAACAAATTCGGCGCCCAGCCGGTGACGATTGAAGGCGTACCCGGTACCTATTTCGCAGTGTGGGCACCGAATGCTGAATACGTCGCCGTTATTGGCGACTGGAACAATTGGGACCCCGGCGCACATCCGCTGCGCCAGCGAGGCTTTTCCGGTGTGTGGGAAGGGTTCATTCCCCACATCGGCAAAGGCATGCGCTACAAATTCCATATTGCCTCACGCTATTATGGCTACCGCGAAGACAAGACCGATCCCTTTGGCAGCTATTTTGAAGTAGCACCGCAAACGGCGGCTATCATCTGGGATCGGGAGTATACGTGGTCGGATCAGCAGTGGATGAGCGAACGCGGTCAGCGCCAGCGTCTCGATGCGCCGATCTCGATCTACGAGGTTCACCTCGGTTCATGGCGACGTAAGCCGGAGGAGGATAACCGCCCTCTCACCTACCGGGAACTGGCCCACGAACTGGTCGAGCATGTGAAAGCATGCGGCTTTACTCACGTGGAGCTGCTACCGGTGACCGAACACCCCTTCTACGGCTCGTGGGGCTACCAATCGACCGGGATGTTCGCACCAACCAGCCGGTATGGTACCCCGCAAGATTTTATGTACTTTGTCGATTACCTGCACCAGCACGGTATTGGTGTGATCCTCGACTGGGTACCGAGCCACTTTCCAACCGATGGTCACGGACTGGCGTATTTCGACGGCACGCATCTCTACGAACACGCCGATCCGCGCAAAGGTTATCATCCCGACTGGGGGAGCTACATCTACAATTACGGTCGCAACGAGGTGCGTAGCTTTCTGATCAGTTCGGCCCTGTGCTGGCTCGACAAGTTCCATATTGACGGTTTGCGCGTCGATGCCGTTGCCAGTATGCTCTATCTCGACTACTCGCGGCGACCCGGTGAGTGGATTCCGAATGAATACGGCGGTAATGAAAATCTGGAAGCGATTAGCTTCTTGCGTGAACTGAACACCCAAATCTACAAGTATTATCCCGACGTGCAAACCATTGCCGAAGAGAGCACAGCGTGGCCAATGGTTTCGCGCCCGGTCTATGTGGGTGGGTTAGGCTTTGGCTTCAAGTGGGATATGGGGTGGATGCACGACACACTGCAATACTTCCGCCGCGATCCCATCTACCGTCGCTTCCACCACAACGAGCTGACCTTCCGTGGCCTCTATATGTTTACCGAGAACTACGTACTCCCGCTCTCGCACGATGAAGTCGTTCACGGCAAGGGGTCGCTGCTCGATAAAATGGCCGGCGATGTTTGGCAGAAGTTCGCCAACTTACGCTTGCTCTACTCCTATATGTTTGCCCAACCCGGTAAGAAGCTGCTCTTCATGGGCGGTGAGTTTGGGCAATGGCGGGAATGGTCGCACGATACGAGCCTCGATTGGCATTTGCTGATGTTCCCTTCCCATCAAGGAATGCTTCGGCTCATCAGTGACCTCAACCGACTTTACCGCAGTGAACCGGCTTTGCACGAACTTGACTGTGATCCGAAGGGGTTCGAGTGGATTGACGCCAATGATGCCGATACCAGTGTGTATAGCTTTTTGCGCAAGAATCGGCACGGCGAGACGATTTTGGTGGTGCTGAATGCAACACCGGTAGTCCGCGAAGACTACCGTGTCGGCGTACCGTTTGGTGGTTGGTGGCGAGAGTTACTGAACAGCGATTCGGAATACTATTGGGGGAGTGGGCAAGGAAATGCCGGTGGTGTGATGGCTGAAGAACTACCATCGCATGGACGGCCATTCTCGTTGCGCTTGCGCTTACCGCCGTTGGGAGCGTTGTACTTCAAGCATAGCGGATAG
- the treZ gene encoding malto-oligosyltrehalose trehalohydrolase — protein MFNLPQPGAVYRSDGTTAFTLWAPTAATVELIVLDPKPRTVTMKPIGYDCWHVVTEAPPGTRYRYRLDGQRERPDPASRCQPEGVHGPSAVVDHHFDWSDAAWRGVPLTDLVIYELHVGTFTPEGTFTAIIPHLPILRDLGVTAIELMPVAHFPGQRNWGYDGVYLYAPHTVYGGVKGLKQLVDAAHAHGIAVILDVVYNHFGPEGNYLWDIAPPAFTDRYRTPWGSAINYDGPDSDLVRWLIIENALEWLREYHIDGLRLDATHAIFDVSPYHVLEELADRVREQAIRLGRPAYLFAEHPLNDPRFARPKVLGGYGLSGIWSDDFHHALHSFLTGEQNGYYAGFGSLAQIATAIERSFVFAGEYSPHARRRFGRDPSELAPEQFVVFLQNHDQVGNRAIGDRLGATLSEAQLRVAAATVLLSPYTPLIFMGEEYNEPAPFQYFTDHSDPALITGVREGRKREFAYFLRPGQEVPDPQDPTTFTRSKLNHALRTVGRHAAHQAFYRELLRLRRELPGLRQRPRTRVQGQTIVVEWPRIRLLLNFGPDPIRIELPVASWQIRLDSGDPPATILDGMRVTCSGYSAVLLTTHNE, from the coding sequence ATGTTCAATCTGCCACAACCCGGTGCGGTTTACCGCAGTGATGGTACAACTGCCTTTACCTTATGGGCGCCAACTGCCGCGACCGTTGAACTGATCGTTCTTGATCCGAAACCCCGGACAGTGACGATGAAACCGATCGGTTATGACTGCTGGCACGTAGTCACGGAAGCGCCACCCGGCACACGCTACCGCTACCGACTCGATGGTCAGCGGGAGCGACCCGATCCGGCATCGCGCTGCCAACCCGAAGGCGTGCATGGCCCATCGGCAGTTGTAGATCATCACTTCGACTGGAGTGATGCGGCGTGGCGCGGCGTACCACTCACCGATCTTGTCATCTACGAGCTACACGTCGGCACCTTTACCCCAGAAGGAACCTTCACGGCCATCATCCCCCATTTACCGATACTCCGTGACCTCGGCGTGACGGCTATCGAACTCATGCCGGTAGCCCACTTCCCCGGCCAACGTAATTGGGGCTACGATGGCGTCTACCTCTACGCTCCACACACGGTCTATGGTGGCGTCAAGGGTCTGAAGCAATTGGTCGATGCTGCCCATGCCCACGGCATCGCCGTCATCCTCGATGTGGTCTACAATCACTTTGGCCCCGAAGGTAACTATTTGTGGGACATCGCACCGCCGGCGTTTACCGATCGCTACCGCACACCGTGGGGATCGGCGATCAATTACGATGGTCCCGACAGTGATCTGGTCCGCTGGTTGATCATCGAGAACGCCCTGGAATGGCTGCGTGAGTATCATATTGACGGCCTGCGGCTCGATGCAACGCATGCGATCTTCGATGTATCGCCGTACCACGTGCTTGAAGAGTTAGCCGACCGGGTGCGCGAACAAGCGATCCGCCTCGGTCGTCCGGCGTATCTCTTCGCCGAGCATCCGCTCAACGATCCGCGCTTTGCCCGCCCTAAGGTCCTCGGCGGGTACGGTTTAAGCGGCATTTGGTCGGACGATTTTCATCATGCCCTGCATAGTTTTCTCACCGGTGAACAAAACGGGTACTACGCAGGCTTCGGTAGTTTGGCACAGATAGCGACGGCAATCGAGCGTAGCTTTGTCTTTGCCGGTGAATATTCACCGCACGCCCGCCGTCGCTTTGGTCGCGATCCTTCCGAACTTGCACCCGAACAATTTGTGGTCTTTTTGCAAAACCACGACCAAGTCGGTAATCGTGCTATTGGTGACCGACTAGGGGCAACGTTGAGTGAAGCGCAATTACGAGTTGCTGCCGCGACGGTACTGCTCAGCCCGTATACACCGTTGATCTTCATGGGTGAGGAGTATAACGAGCCGGCGCCCTTTCAATATTTTACCGACCACAGTGACCCGGCACTGATTACCGGAGTACGCGAGGGCCGTAAACGTGAGTTTGCCTACTTCTTACGTCCCGGCCAGGAAGTGCCTGACCCACAAGATCCGACCACGTTTACCCGATCGAAACTCAATCACGCTTTACGCACGGTCGGCAGGCACGCGGCCCATCAGGCCTTTTACCGCGAACTGTTGCGGTTGCGGCGTGAGCTACCGGGGTTACGTCAACGGCCCCGTACCCGTGTGCAAGGTCAGACAATCGTGGTAGAATGGCCGCGCATCCGGCTACTGCTCAATTTCGGCCCGGATCCAATACGGATCGAACTGCCGGTAGCATCCTGGCAGATCCGGCTCGACAGTGGCGATCCGCCCGCAACAATCCTAGACGGCATGAGAGTCACGTGCAGCGGGTACAGTGCTGTGCTGCTAACCACACACAATGAGTAA
- a CDS encoding malto-oligosyltrehalose synthase, with amino-acid sequence MIDAELRIPRATYRLQLNADLTFTDVARLVPYFVDLGIGDLYFSPILTPRAGSRHGYDITDHSQINPELGGEAGFTQLAETLRAHELGLILDVVPNHMGIGDPRNVWWRDVLENGPSSIFAPYFDIDWDPVPPELHGKVLLPVLGDQYGVILERGELRLYYDDDGGFSLGYWEHRFPLNPRSYADILTQRLDDLLSNLGSDHPDAIELQSIITAIGYLPSCHEVSPERIIERNREKEVIKRRIATLVANSEPVRQMIAQALADYNGDPSDPKSFDLLDTLLARQSYRLAFWRVATEEINYRRFFDINDLAAIRVELPDVLQATHDLIMRLLAEGIATGARIDHPDGLWQPATYFRQLQESYLRYAAVFRFGGSAPADLDEQIRRRLAQAERGERPWPLYVVAEKILSHGEPLPSDWAVAGTTGYDFLNQIGGVLIDRSSQRALNRLYSQFAGPQPTFANLVNSKKKEIMLVSLASEVNTLSHLLDRLAERTRRYRDFTLNSLTFAIREVIAGMPVYRTYISSDGVVSQRDEQAIRVAVREAKRRNPRTAAQIFDFIEDTLLLRNLDHFAPEVRDDVVRFVMKFQQLSGPVMAKGVEDTAFYVYNRLVALNEVGGHPELFGCEVSELHAAAQERQRHWPHSMVTTSTHDTKRSEDVRARISVLSELPDEWHRHVIRWSRLNTAKRSTIEGGMAPSRNDEYLLYQTLVGTWESMDQLETFTQRIAAYMEKATREAKVNTSWINPNADYDAAVQRFVRGILDPRRSRRFLDSLDAFAHRIAFFGRWNSLTQTIVRLTTPGVPDLYQGCELWDFSLVDPDNRRPVDFQRRVALLADLRARQAACEKAALADELLASAADGRIKLYTIATALDLRRQRPELFSAGEYLPLTASGPTAEHVIAFARRHPSAGEAITVAPRLTARLSNGREVPPVGALWGETWLPLPQSTPGSRYHNLFTGERLVVTEYSAAPGLALAEILRRWPIALLVRED; translated from the coding sequence ATGATTGATGCAGAATTGCGTATTCCTCGTGCCACGTACCGCCTACAACTGAACGCCGATCTCACGTTTACCGATGTCGCCCGTTTGGTGCCTTACTTCGTTGATCTTGGAATCGGTGATCTCTACTTTTCACCGATCTTGACCCCGCGAGCCGGCAGTCGTCACGGCTACGATATTACCGATCATTCGCAAATCAACCCTGAACTCGGTGGCGAGGCCGGCTTCACCCAGCTTGCCGAGACCTTACGCGCCCATGAACTCGGTCTGATCCTTGATGTCGTACCCAACCACATGGGGATTGGCGATCCGCGGAACGTGTGGTGGCGCGATGTCCTGGAAAACGGGCCAAGCTCCATCTTTGCCCCGTACTTTGACATTGACTGGGATCCGGTGCCGCCCGAATTGCACGGCAAAGTGCTGTTACCGGTGCTCGGTGATCAGTACGGGGTTATTCTCGAACGGGGTGAACTACGTTTGTACTACGACGACGATGGCGGGTTCAGTCTGGGCTATTGGGAGCACCGGTTTCCGTTGAATCCGCGGAGCTACGCCGACATTCTGACGCAACGGCTTGATGATCTCCTGAGTAACCTCGGTAGCGATCACCCTGATGCGATTGAGTTGCAGAGTATCATCACTGCTATCGGTTACCTGCCTTCATGTCACGAGGTATCACCTGAACGGATAATTGAGCGTAACCGCGAGAAAGAAGTGATTAAACGTCGGATTGCGACGCTGGTCGCGAATAGTGAACCGGTACGTCAGATGATCGCGCAAGCACTGGCCGACTACAACGGTGATCCGTCCGATCCAAAAAGTTTTGACTTGCTTGATACGTTACTTGCCCGTCAATCGTACCGGTTGGCGTTCTGGCGGGTAGCAACCGAAGAGATTAACTACCGTCGCTTCTTTGACATCAACGATCTGGCCGCCATCCGCGTCGAACTTCCCGATGTCTTACAAGCTACGCATGATCTGATCATGCGCTTGTTGGCCGAGGGGATTGCGACCGGCGCCCGCATCGACCACCCCGATGGCCTCTGGCAACCGGCCACCTATTTTCGTCAATTGCAAGAGAGTTACCTACGGTATGCCGCCGTATTCCGCTTTGGAGGGAGCGCACCTGCCGATCTCGATGAGCAGATCCGGCGACGACTCGCGCAGGCTGAGCGTGGTGAACGGCCATGGCCGCTCTACGTAGTCGCCGAGAAGATTCTGAGCCACGGCGAACCGTTACCCTCGGATTGGGCCGTCGCCGGAACAACCGGCTACGATTTTCTGAACCAGATTGGGGGCGTCTTGATCGACCGCAGTAGCCAGCGCGCACTCAACCGACTGTATAGCCAATTTGCCGGGCCGCAGCCCACTTTCGCCAATCTGGTCAATAGCAAAAAGAAAGAGATCATGCTCGTCTCGCTCGCCAGTGAAGTCAACACGCTTAGTCATCTGCTTGACCGGCTGGCCGAACGCACGCGACGTTACCGTGACTTCACCCTGAACAGCCTGACGTTTGCTATCCGCGAGGTGATTGCAGGGATGCCGGTGTACCGTACCTACATCAGCTCTGATGGTGTTGTGAGCCAACGTGATGAGCAGGCAATCCGCGTGGCGGTGCGCGAGGCAAAGCGACGTAACCCACGCACAGCGGCACAGATCTTCGACTTTATCGAGGATACATTGCTCTTGCGTAATCTTGACCACTTTGCGCCGGAGGTACGCGATGATGTGGTACGCTTCGTGATGAAGTTCCAGCAACTCAGTGGGCCGGTGATGGCGAAGGGCGTGGAAGATACAGCATTTTATGTCTACAATCGCCTGGTCGCATTGAATGAGGTAGGTGGCCATCCCGAACTTTTCGGCTGCGAAGTGAGTGAGCTACACGCCGCCGCACAAGAACGGCAGCGCCACTGGCCGCACAGTATGGTCACCACTTCTACCCACGATACCAAGCGTAGCGAAGATGTGCGCGCGCGGATTAGTGTCCTTAGCGAATTGCCCGATGAATGGCACCGACACGTGATCCGCTGGAGCCGACTAAACACGGCTAAGCGCAGTACCATCGAGGGTGGGATGGCGCCGAGTCGTAATGATGAATACTTGCTCTATCAAACACTGGTCGGTACGTGGGAGTCGATGGATCAGCTTGAAACCTTTACCCAGCGGATCGCTGCCTACATGGAGAAGGCGACCCGTGAAGCTAAGGTGAATACGAGCTGGATCAACCCTAACGCCGATTATGATGCTGCCGTCCAACGTTTTGTACGAGGTATTCTTGATCCACGTCGCTCGCGCCGTTTTCTCGATAGCCTCGATGCCTTCGCCCATCGGATCGCCTTTTTTGGACGGTGGAATAGTTTGACCCAGACGATTGTTCGTCTCACCACACCGGGTGTGCCCGATCTTTACCAGGGATGCGAATTGTGGGATTTTAGTCTGGTTGATCCGGATAATCGGCGTCCGGTCGATTTTCAGCGTCGAGTAGCGCTCTTGGCCGATCTGCGTGCCCGACAGGCGGCCTGCGAGAAGGCTGCACTAGCCGATGAGCTGTTGGCGTCGGCGGCAGATGGACGGATCAAGCTCTACACGATTGCTACGGCGCTTGATCTCCGTCGCCAACGCCCCGAACTCTTCAGTGCCGGTGAGTATCTACCGCTGACGGCAAGTGGGCCTACTGCCGAACACGTGATCGCCTTTGCGCGTCGGCATCCGAGTGCCGGTGAAGCGATCACGGTTGCACCGCGGCTCACGGCACGCCTGAGTAACGGGCGTGAAGTGCCGCCGGTCGGTGCGCTGTGGGGCGAGACATGGTTGCCCTTGCCGCAGAGTACGCCGGGTAGCCGGTATCACAACCTTTTCACCGGCGAACGTCTCGTTGTGACCGAGTACTCGGCAGCGCCGGGGCTGGCCCTCGCCGAGATATTGCGGCGCTGGCCGATTGCCCTGTTGGTGCGTGAAGATTAG
- a CDS encoding DUF3536 domain-containing protein has protein sequence MAERLICIHGHFYQPPRENPWLEAVEQQDSAYPYHDWNERITAECYEQNAASRILDSQNQIIRIVNNYSRISFNFGPTLLTWLAAHAPQVYQAILQADQESQHYFGAGSAMAQCYNHIIMPLASRRDKVTQVIWGIRDFVHRFGREPEGMWLPETAVDLETLDIMAEHGIKFTILAPTQASHVRKIGEMIWHDVSGGRIDPTQPYLVKLASGRAITVFFYDGPVSRAVAFERLLSSGVGFANRLASIFNDQRSWPQLAHIATDGETYGHHHRHGDMALAYALHYIEETGLAKLTNYAAYLQRYRPTHEVQIIERTSWSCAHGVGRWSTDCGCNTGSNPGWNQAWRAPLRAALDWLRDTIAPRFEGYARRLLHDPWAARDDYISVILDRSPENVAAFIGRHSRGRLDDHQRIAILKLMELQRHLMLMYTSCGWFFDDLSGIETIQVMMYAGRAIQLAHELFGEEIEGEFLNRLAQARSNLPSRGNGRDLYERHVRPAMVDLRKVGAHYAMTALFNGVGEHEQIYAYTVEREDYHLLLAGKSRLALGRIRIISNITGESTRLSFGVLHLGDHNISGGVREYQNEQIYQQLIEELSELFLRADIPGVIRMVDRNFGQEQYSLKLLFGDEQRQILNRILTSSLAEAEAAYRQIYENHAPLMRFLASMGMPVPREFQIAAEFAINTELRRLFETEPLDFDRINSLLREAQRSGVTLDAEGLSYALARTIRNISENFYQNPEDRALLTQLDAAVGLARNLPFEVDVWHTQNVYYKLLQTVYPQMEADTRAGFADAYAWIRLFRSLGTKLRFRLPAGEP, from the coding sequence ATGGCCGAGCGGCTGATTTGTATTCACGGTCATTTCTACCAGCCGCCACGCGAAAATCCGTGGCTCGAGGCAGTCGAACAGCAAGACTCGGCGTACCCCTATCACGACTGGAACGAGCGGATTACAGCCGAGTGCTACGAGCAAAATGCTGCCTCGCGCATTCTTGATAGCCAAAACCAAATTATTCGCATTGTCAACAACTATAGTCGGATCAGTTTTAACTTTGGCCCCACCCTGCTAACGTGGTTAGCCGCTCACGCACCGCAGGTGTATCAAGCGATCCTGCAAGCCGATCAGGAAAGTCAACATTACTTCGGGGCCGGCTCGGCGATGGCACAGTGTTATAACCACATCATTATGCCACTCGCATCGCGCCGTGATAAGGTGACGCAAGTTATCTGGGGTATTCGCGACTTTGTCCATCGCTTTGGACGGGAACCCGAAGGTATGTGGCTTCCCGAAACGGCAGTTGATCTTGAGACGCTCGACATTATGGCCGAACACGGCATTAAGTTCACGATACTTGCGCCCACGCAAGCCAGTCACGTGCGTAAAATCGGCGAAATGATTTGGCATGATGTGAGCGGTGGGCGAATCGATCCGACGCAGCCGTATCTGGTGAAATTGGCGAGTGGCCGAGCCATCACGGTCTTTTTCTACGATGGGCCGGTCTCGCGCGCGGTAGCGTTCGAGCGACTCCTTAGCAGTGGGGTTGGGTTTGCCAATCGGCTGGCCAGTATTTTTAACGACCAACGCTCGTGGCCGCAACTCGCTCATATTGCGACCGATGGTGAGACCTACGGCCATCACCATCGCCACGGCGATATGGCATTGGCGTATGCCTTACACTACATCGAAGAAACCGGTCTGGCGAAACTTACCAACTACGCAGCGTATCTACAACGCTACCGGCCAACGCATGAAGTTCAGATCATCGAACGAACTTCGTGGAGTTGTGCGCACGGTGTCGGGCGCTGGTCAACCGATTGTGGTTGCAATACTGGCAGCAATCCTGGTTGGAATCAGGCATGGCGTGCGCCGCTACGCGCTGCCCTAGACTGGTTACGCGATACGATTGCGCCACGGTTCGAGGGTTATGCCCGCCGCCTGTTGCACGATCCATGGGCAGCGCGTGATGATTACATCAGCGTCATTCTTGACCGTTCACCGGAAAACGTCGCCGCTTTTATCGGTCGGCATAGCCGTGGCCGGCTGGATGATCACCAGCGGATTGCAATCCTGAAGTTGATGGAACTGCAGCGCCACCTGATGCTGATGTATACCTCGTGTGGCTGGTTTTTCGATGATCTGAGCGGGATCGAGACGATACAGGTCATGATGTACGCCGGCCGGGCTATCCAACTGGCTCACGAACTGTTTGGTGAAGAGATCGAGGGTGAATTCCTCAATCGACTGGCACAAGCGCGCAGCAACCTTCCGTCACGGGGTAACGGACGCGATCTCTACGAACGGCACGTGCGTCCGGCGATGGTCGATCTGCGCAAAGTCGGTGCGCATTATGCAATGACTGCCCTCTTCAACGGAGTAGGTGAACACGAACAGATCTATGCCTATACCGTTGAGCGTGAAGATTACCATCTCTTGCTGGCGGGAAAATCGCGATTGGCACTTGGCCGCATTCGCATTATCTCCAACATCACCGGGGAATCCACACGCCTCAGCTTCGGCGTCTTACATCTCGGCGATCACAACATATCCGGTGGTGTCCGTGAATACCAGAACGAGCAGATATACCAGCAACTAATTGAAGAGTTGAGCGAACTCTTTCTGCGCGCCGATATACCCGGCGTCATTCGTATGGTCGACCGCAATTTTGGTCAAGAGCAATATTCACTCAAACTTCTCTTCGGCGACGAGCAGCGCCAGATCCTCAATCGCATTCTTACATCGAGTCTGGCTGAAGCCGAAGCTGCCTATCGCCAAATCTACGAAAATCACGCGCCGCTGATGCGCTTTCTCGCCAGCATGGGAATGCCGGTCCCGCGAGAATTTCAGATTGCAGCCGAATTTGCCATCAATACCGAATTGCGTCGCCTCTTTGAAACGGAACCTCTCGATTTTGACCGCATTAACAGCCTCTTGCGCGAAGCACAGCGGTCGGGGGTGACGCTCGATGCAGAAGGGCTTAGTTATGCACTGGCCCGTACCATTCGCAATATTAGCGAGAACTTCTATCAGAATCCGGAAGATCGCGCATTGCTGACTCAGCTCGATGCTGCGGTCGGCCTGGCGCGCAACCTCCCGTTCGAGGTTGATGTCTGGCATACGCAAAACGTGTATTACAAGTTGTTGCAAACCGTGTATCCGCAGATGGAAGCCGATACCCGTGCCGGATTTGCCGATGCTTATGCATGGATAAGGCTCTTCCGGTCATTGGGGACTAAATTGCGCTTCCGTCTGCCAGCAGGAGAGCCATGA
- a CDS encoding thiamine pyrophosphate-dependent dehydrogenase E1 component subunit alpha, with protein sequence MTVSINEISASPSFGHDLPPHTLRDMLRYMMLARALDERMWVLNRAGKAPFVISCQGHEAAQVGAAFALQRGKDFILPYYRGLATVLVMGMTPTEVMLGLFARATDPSSGGRQMPAHYGCRRLKIVTQSSPVGTQIAHAAGIGLAEKIKGGDAVAWVSFGEGTTSQGDFHEALNLAAVHRLPVIFQCENNEYAISVHQRQQMAVASVADRGPAYGIPGISVDGTDVLAVYEVTRRAVERARRGDGPTLIEARVVRMTAHSSDDNDRTYRPPHELTLVRHQDPIVRFIAQLREHGILSEADEQAMRTEVAEIVDKATTEADQAPMPEPETLYDHVYAPTRS encoded by the coding sequence ATGACCGTCTCGATCAATGAAATCAGCGCCAGTCCGAGCTTTGGACACGATCTACCGCCGCATACCCTTCGCGATATGCTCCGGTACATGATGTTGGCCCGGGCACTCGATGAGCGTATGTGGGTGCTCAATCGAGCCGGAAAAGCGCCGTTCGTGATTAGTTGTCAGGGACATGAAGCTGCTCAGGTCGGTGCGGCGTTTGCCTTACAGCGGGGCAAAGATTTTATCCTGCCTTACTATCGTGGCTTGGCTACGGTGTTGGTGATGGGAATGACGCCGACGGAAGTGATGCTTGGTCTCTTTGCACGCGCCACCGATCCAAGCTCAGGTGGTCGCCAAATGCCGGCCCACTACGGATGTCGTCGTCTCAAAATCGTGACCCAATCGTCGCCGGTCGGCACGCAGATTGCGCATGCTGCGGGGATTGGTCTGGCCGAGAAGATCAAAGGTGGTGATGCGGTAGCGTGGGTATCGTTTGGTGAAGGGACCACCAGCCAGGGCGATTTTCACGAAGCGCTCAATTTGGCAGCCGTACACCGGCTGCCGGTCATTTTTCAATGCGAAAATAACGAATACGCGATTAGTGTTCACCAACGGCAGCAAATGGCTGTAGCTAGCGTTGCCGACCGTGGCCCAGCCTACGGTATTCCCGGTATTAGTGTCGATGGTACCGATGTGTTGGCCGTCTACGAAGTTACCCGCCGCGCCGTTGAGCGAGCCCGGCGTGGCGATGGTCCAACGTTGATCGAGGCCCGGGTGGTACGGATGACCGCGCACTCGAGTGACGATAACGACCGCACCTATCGCCCGCCCCACGAACTAACGTTGGTGCGACACCAAGATCCGATCGTGCGTTTTATCGCCCAATTGCGTGAACACGGCATCTTGAGTGAAGCCGACGAGCAAGCGATGCGCACCGAAGTGGCCGAGATCGTTGATAAAGCGACGACAGAGGCGGACCAGGCGCCGATGCCCGAACCGGAGACGCTGTACGATCACGTCTATGCCCCGACGCGATCGTAA